From one Paenibacillus sp. FSL K6-1330 genomic stretch:
- a CDS encoding MFS transporter produces MNENAKERLEKSVSTWITLILAVACGLIVANLYYTQPLIESISSAIGLSSEAAGLIVTLTQIGYGIGLLFIVPLGDLLENRKLVVTLLILTSIVLIIAAEAQNAALFLAASLFIGVGAVAAQILIPYAAHLSPEETRGRNVGNVMSGLFLGIMLARPVSSMVDKYFGWHAIFIISSAMLLVLALVLAKVLPARQPQTKDKYPVIISSMLHLLKTTPILRRRALYHAFLFGMFSLFWTTVPLVLTSPVFHFSSTGVALFALAGVSGAAVAPIAGRFADKGLIRSATGLSIVLVILSGLLPIMFPGGSIFSIVILVIAAILLDMGVSANMVLGQRAIFALGDEVRSRLNGMYMAIFFAGGAIGSAVGGWAYAMGGWKAAMWVGVLFPILALLYFFTEKKGHTAI; encoded by the coding sequence ATGAATGAAAACGCAAAGGAAAGGTTGGAGAAATCCGTTTCTACATGGATCACATTGATTCTTGCTGTTGCCTGTGGGTTGATCGTTGCAAATCTTTATTATACACAACCTTTAATTGAATCGATCAGCTCGGCAATAGGGTTATCTTCGGAAGCCGCAGGTTTGATCGTCACGCTGACTCAAATCGGCTACGGAATCGGCTTGTTATTTATCGTCCCTTTGGGAGACTTGCTCGAAAACCGCAAACTGGTGGTTACGCTGTTGATTCTGACGTCCATTGTATTAATCATCGCCGCTGAGGCACAGAACGCGGCGCTGTTTCTTGCCGCCTCCTTGTTTATAGGCGTGGGGGCCGTCGCGGCCCAGATCCTGATTCCCTATGCGGCGCATCTTTCTCCTGAGGAGACGCGCGGACGTAATGTAGGCAACGTAATGAGCGGTCTGTTTTTGGGAATCATGTTGGCCCGTCCGGTTTCGAGTATGGTGGATAAATATTTCGGCTGGCATGCCATCTTTATTATTTCCTCTGCCATGCTCTTGGTACTGGCTCTTGTCTTGGCAAAAGTCCTTCCGGCAAGGCAGCCGCAAACTAAGGACAAATATCCGGTAATCATCTCATCCATGCTGCATTTGCTCAAGACAACGCCGATTCTGCGGCGCCGCGCACTGTATCACGCGTTTTTGTTCGGCATGTTTAGTCTGTTCTGGACAACGGTTCCGCTCGTTTTAACGAGTCCGGTGTTTCATTTTTCATCAACAGGCGTAGCGCTGTTCGCTTTGGCAGGGGTTTCCGGCGCGGCGGTAGCGCCTATAGCTGGCCGCTTTGCAGATAAAGGTCTGATACGTTCGGCAACCGGATTGTCCATCGTGCTGGTGATACTGTCGGGGCTTTTGCCGATTATGTTTCCTGGAGGTTCTATATTCTCTATCGTTATCCTGGTCATTGCTGCCATCCTTCTAGACATGGGCGTTTCAGCCAATATGGTGTTGGGACAGCGAGCGATCTTCGCTTTGGGAGATGAGGTGCGCAGCCGGCTGAACGGCATGTATATGGCGATCTTTTTTGCGGGTGGAGCCATAGGCTCTGCAGTCGGAGGTTGGGCTTACGCCATGGGCGGCTGGAAAGCGGCGATGTGGGTTGGCGTTCTTTTTCCGATCTTGGCATTACTGTACTTTTTTACGGAAAAAAAGGGGCACACGGCGATATAA
- a CDS encoding TetR family transcriptional regulator — protein MGRTKEFDREQVLRKAMIVFWEKGYEATSIPDLLESMELSRSSMYETFHDKQTLYYEAIQYYKKMSQKKRDQMIHATSAIAGIRQYFELHIMNAFATHGEALPNGCLITNASIGLDTVDEPLQNMIRQRFTELEQLFYETLKKGQETGEIAPEKDIKMFSYLLLNLNHSINVMARVQSDINKVHGMMNAVFEML, from the coding sequence ATGGGACGGACCAAGGAATTTGACCGGGAGCAAGTACTGCGCAAGGCCATGATCGTTTTTTGGGAAAAGGGATATGAAGCTACAAGCATACCGGATTTATTGGAATCCATGGAGTTGAGCAGATCCAGTATGTACGAAACGTTTCACGATAAACAGACGCTGTATTACGAGGCCATCCAATATTATAAAAAAATGTCGCAAAAAAAACGCGATCAGATGATACATGCAACTTCTGCGATCGCGGGGATCCGCCAGTATTTCGAGCTGCATATCATGAACGCTTTTGCCACGCACGGCGAAGCTCTCCCCAATGGATGTCTGATTACGAATGCTTCTATTGGTTTGGATACGGTGGATGAGCCCTTGCAGAATATGATTCGCCAAAGGTTTACGGAATTGGAGCAGCTGTTTTATGAGACCTTAAAGAAAGGGCAAGAAACGGGAGAGATAGCCCCGGAGAAAGATATTAAAATGTTCTCGTACCTGCTGCTGAATCTCAACCATAGCATCAACGTAATGGCCAGGGTCCAGAGCGATATTAATAAAGTCCACGGTATGATGAATGCGGTCTTCGAGATGCTGTAA
- a CDS encoding phosphotransferase, whose protein sequence is MDQNIKLMFLDEHAIEGAARFGVSPKELTFIGGFQNFVYSYNRNHMKYILRFTPSTHRTDEGLAAELEWIRYLSENGLAVSDSVSSINGKDFERIQGNHIDFYVTSFRYAPGRKIGYPECLDNPVLYEQCGRLTGRLHELSKRYKQKANRHTWECNEYLLRAKHYIPAEHLPILHALDELKRHLSSLRVTTDNFGLIHGDINVGNFMVDESGEITLFDFDECQYSWYVEDIAIQLYYLLYVFGEDSKAERKLQCELFMKHFERGYTEDGRQMPDGWKDQLELFLRLREIIVVVGMHRSWDLIQADGWTRDFLSDSRMRILKGISLIDKFQ, encoded by the coding sequence ATGGACCAAAACATAAAATTAATGTTCTTGGATGAACATGCCATTGAAGGTGCAGCACGGTTCGGAGTTAGCCCCAAGGAGCTGACTTTTATTGGAGGATTTCAAAATTTTGTATATTCCTACAATCGCAATCATATGAAATATATCCTCCGTTTCACACCGAGCACTCATCGCACAGATGAAGGACTTGCAGCTGAATTAGAATGGATTCGTTATCTATCAGAGAATGGTCTGGCAGTTTCAGACTCGGTATCTTCGATTAATGGAAAGGACTTTGAACGAATCCAAGGAAATCATATTGATTTCTACGTGACCTCATTCAGATATGCGCCTGGTCGTAAAATCGGATACCCCGAATGCCTAGATAATCCAGTACTTTACGAGCAATGCGGACGCCTGACTGGCCGTCTCCATGAACTGTCGAAGCGTTACAAACAAAAGGCAAATAGACACACATGGGAATGCAATGAATACCTATTACGGGCCAAACATTATATACCTGCAGAGCATCTACCAATTCTTCATGCACTTGATGAACTTAAAAGACATTTGTCCAGTCTCCGTGTTACTACTGATAATTTCGGTTTGATACACGGAGATATCAATGTAGGAAATTTCATGGTTGATGAATCAGGGGAAATAACGCTCTTTGACTTCGATGAATGCCAGTACAGTTGGTATGTCGAAGACATTGCCATCCAGCTTTATTATTTGCTCTACGTATTCGGGGAAGATTCGAAGGCAGAGCGTAAGCTGCAGTGCGAACTTTTCATGAAACATTTCGAGCGGGGCTATACAGAGGATGGCCGTCAAATGCCTGACGGCTGGAAGGATCAGCTGGAGCTCTTCCTGAGACTGCGTGAAATTATCGTGGTTGTCGGTATGCACCGGAGTTGGGATCTAATTCAAGCAGATGGTTGGACCCGTGATTTTTTAAGTGATAGTAGGATGCGGATTCTAAAAGGAATTTCGTTGATCGACAAATTCCAGTAA
- a CDS encoding MFS transporter, with protein MSQLSSSTSTAQTVITPARLPWLALLALAMTGFICIFTETIPAGLLPHISGGLNITTGMAGQLVTSYALGSIVAAIPFAMFTGGMRRRPLLLAIIVGFFIFNSITALSSSYALTLVARFFAGVSAGAAWGMIPGYARRMVPDALRGRALAVAMVGTPIALTLGVPVGTLLGDLIGWRLVFGLMSLLTLALIGWVLWQVPDYPGQPGNQRMTIRQVFVMPGIRPILMVVLTWMLAHNILYTYIAPFLEPLGLAGRVDLVLLVFGAFALISIWIVGLLIDRHLRLLVLLSLLGFLLAAAALGTGVTSAFVVYAVVALWGFTFGGAATILQTALADASGEEGVDIVMPINTTVWNLAIAGGGIVGAALLEFIGVKSFPGVLLILLLIALTIAWSSKKHGFPSKT; from the coding sequence TTGTCTCAATTATCATCTTCCACGAGTACGGCACAAACGGTAATTACGCCTGCCAGACTTCCTTGGTTAGCACTGCTCGCGCTTGCGATGACAGGTTTTATTTGTATCTTTACAGAAACCATTCCAGCCGGTTTACTACCGCATATCTCGGGAGGTTTGAATATTACAACAGGAATGGCCGGACAGCTCGTAACTTCCTATGCTTTGGGTTCCATTGTGGCGGCAATTCCGTTTGCTATGTTTACCGGTGGGATGAGGCGACGTCCGCTTCTGTTAGCTATTATTGTAGGTTTTTTCATCTTCAACTCGATTACCGCACTGTCAAGCAGCTATGCATTAACGCTGGTCGCGCGATTTTTCGCAGGTGTATCTGCCGGTGCCGCATGGGGGATGATTCCCGGATACGCACGTCGTATGGTTCCGGATGCTTTAAGAGGTCGTGCCTTGGCAGTTGCGATGGTTGGTACTCCGATTGCTCTTACGCTAGGCGTGCCGGTTGGCACCTTGCTCGGTGATCTGATCGGTTGGCGACTTGTATTCGGACTCATGTCACTTCTGACTCTCGCATTAATTGGATGGGTTCTGTGGCAGGTGCCGGACTATCCCGGACAGCCTGGAAATCAACGTATGACGATCCGTCAAGTGTTTGTTATGCCCGGCATCCGTCCGATTCTTATGGTGGTACTGACGTGGATGCTGGCACACAATATTTTATATACGTATATCGCGCCGTTTCTTGAGCCTTTGGGACTGGCTGGGCGTGTTGATCTGGTCTTGCTTGTATTTGGAGCGTTCGCACTGATCTCGATCTGGATTGTGGGTCTGTTGATAGATCGACACCTGCGCCTGCTTGTCCTACTTAGTCTGTTGGGCTTCCTGCTGGCAGCCGCAGCACTAGGGACGGGCGTCACATCGGCATTCGTCGTTTATGCGGTCGTGGCATTATGGGGATTTACCTTCGGCGGTGCCGCCACCATACTGCAAACAGCGCTTGCCGATGCAAGTGGTGAAGAAGGTGTGGATATCGTAATGCCAATCAATACTACAGTCTGGAATCTGGCCATCGCCGGTGGCGGGATTGTCGGGGCTGCTTTGTTGGAGTTTATTGGAGTCAAGTCGTTTCCGGGAGTGCTGTTGATTCTGCTGCTCATTGCATTGACTATTGCGTGGAGTTCGAAGAAACATGGTTTTCCCAGCAAAACATAA